Part of the Methylovirgula sp. 4M-Z18 genome is shown below.
CGCCCGTCACCTGCTCAAAAACATCTGATAGGCAGGGTTATCCGTCTCATCCTCATACGGATAGCCAAGCAGCGCAAGCTTTTCGAAGAACCGTTCCCGCTCGGCCAGCGGCACTTGCAGACCGGCGAGCACGCGGCCGTAGTCCGCGCCGTGGTTGCGGTAGTGGAAGAGCGTGATGCTCCAATCGCCGCCGACGCCGTCGAGGAATTTCATCAGCGCGCCGGGGCGTTCGGGAAACTCGAAACGCAAGAGCACTTCGTCCTGCAGATCGGGCGCGCGGCCGCCGACCATGTAGCGCACGTGCAACTTGGCCGACTCGTTCGCGCTCATGTCGACCACTTTGTAGCGGAGCGCCGTGAGCTGCGCTAAAATCTGCGCCTTCTCGGTGCGCGCATCGCGCAGGCGAATGCCGACGAATACATTGGCTTCCTGGCCCGTGGCGTAACGGTAATTGAATTCCGTCACTGTCTGATTGCCGAGCACCTGGATGAAGCGGCGGTAGGAGCCGATCTCTTCCGGGATCGTGACGCCGAGCAGAATCTCGCGCTCCTCGCCGACTTCGGCGCGCTCGGCCACGTGGCGCAGCCGGTCGAAATTCATGTTGGCGCCGGAATTGATCGCGATCAAAGCGCCTGCGCGCGTGGGGTTTTGCGCGGCATAGGTCTTGAGGCCAGCGAGCGCCAAAGCTCCGGCAGGCTCCGCGATCACGCGCATGTCTTCGAAAATGTCTTTGATCGCCGCGCACATTTCGTCGGTGTCGGCGGTGATCGTGCCGTCGAGCAGATCTTTGCAGAGGCGATACGTCTCGGCGCCTGCCTGGCGCACCGCAACGCCATCGGCGAACAGGCCGACGCGGTTGAGAATGACGCGCTCCTGCGCGTGCAGCGCCGCGGTCATCGAGGCGGCATCGACCGGCTCGACGCCGATCACCTTCGTCTCGGGCCGCAGGTATTTGATGTAGGCTGAAACGCCAGCAGCGAGACCGCCGCCGCCGATCGGTACGAAGACGGCCTCAATCGGCTCGGGATGCTGGTGCAGGATTTCCATGCCCACCGTGCCCTGTCCCGCAATCACATCCGGATCGTCATAAGGATGCACGAAGGTCAGGTCTTCTTGCGATTCCAGCGCGCGCGCGTGCGCATAGGCCTCGTCGAACGTATCGCCGTGCAGTACGACCTTGCCGCCCCAATAGCGCACCGCATCGATCTTGATGGGCGGCGTCGTGACTGGCATCACGATCGTCGCGACGATGCCCAAGCGATGCGCCGACAAAGCAACGCCCTGCGCGTGATTGCCGGCCGACGCGCAGATCACGCCGCGCTTGCGCGCGTCAAGCGAAAGGCGCGCGATGCGATTGTACGCGCCGCGAATCTTGAACGAAAAGATCGGCTGCAAATCCTCGCGCTTCAGCAGGACGGAGCAATCGAGCCTTTGGCTCAGCCGCACCATCTTGTCGAGCGGCGATTGCACCGCAACGTCATAGACACGCGCCTCGAGGATTTTCTTGATGTAATCGGTCACGGGCTTACTTGGCTCAGCCAGGGTGGCAGGCGATCGAGCCCGATCAGATCGTCGTAGGTCGGGCGCGGCCGCACAACCGCAAAATTTCTGCCCTTGACCAGAACTTCCGGCACGAGCAGGCGCGAATTATAGGTGCCCGATTGCACCGCGCCATAGGCGCCCGCCGACATGATTGCGAGAAGATCGCCAGCCTTCACCCGCGGCAGGTCGCGGTCGAGCGCAAGATAATCGCCGGTCTCGCACACGGGGCCGACCACGTCGGCATGCAGGGTCGCGCCGTTTTGCGGCGCCTGCAGAACGGGCAGGATTTCGTGATGCGCTTCGTACAGAGTCGGGCGGATGAGATCGTTCATCGCGGCGTCGGCGACGACGAAATTGCGCCCGTCGCCGTGCTTCACGTAAATCACCTGCGTCACCAGAATGCCGGCATTGCCGACGAGCAAGCGGCCCGGCTCGAACACCAGCGAGCAACCCAGATTATGGGTATGGCGCTTGACGATATGCGCGTAAATAGCGGGGTGATAGGTGTCGGGATCGTGATCCGCCCGATACGGAATGCCGAGGCCGCCGCCAAGATCGATATGCTCGATCGTATGGCCGTCGGCGCGCAATTGCCGGACGAAATCGGCGAGCAGTGCGAAGGCCGCGTCGAACGGCTCGAGATTGGTGATCTGCGAGCCGATATGCATGTCGATTCCGCTGACCTTGATGCCGGGCAGTTTCGCGGCCTCGGCATAGACCGCGCGTGCGGTCGAGATCGGCACGCCGAATTTGTTCTCCGACTTGCCGGTCGAGATCTTGGCATGGGTCTTGGCATCGACATCCGGATTGACGCGCAAGGCAATATGCGCGGTCACGCCCTTCTCGCTCGCGATGCGCGACAGTTCGTGCAATTCGGGCTCGGATTCCACATTGAAGCAGCGGATGCGCTCGTCGAGCGCGTAAGCGATTTCGTGCGCCGTCTTGCCGACGCCCGAAAACGTGATGCGGGAGCCCGGAATGCCGGCCGCGCGGGCGCGGCGCAATTCGCCCTCCGACACCACATCGACGCCGGCGCCGAGGCGGGCATAGGTGGCGAGCACGGCCTGGTTGGAATTGGCCTTCATCGCATAGCAGATCAGCGCATCGGTGCCGGCGAAAGCCTCGGCGAAGACGCGGTAATGGCGCTCGAGTGTCGCGGTGGAATAGCAATAGAAAGGCGTGCCGACGGCGCGGGCGATGTCCCGCACATCGACATCCTCGGCGTGGAGCACGCCGTTCACGTAAGAAAAATGATGCATTGTTAGACCTTAAAGCAGCCAGTCGGCGGGCGTATCGATTTTCGGCGGCACGATTGGCACTTTTTTGCGGCTCTGCTTCTGTTTCACCGGCTTGCCGTTGGCGTCGACCTTCT
Proteins encoded:
- the ilvA gene encoding threonine ammonia-lyase, biosynthetic, which produces MTDYIKKILEARVYDVAVQSPLDKMVRLSQRLDCSVLLKREDLQPIFSFKIRGAYNRIARLSLDARKRGVICASAGNHAQGVALSAHRLGIVATIVMPVTTPPIKIDAVRYWGGKVVLHGDTFDEAYAHARALESQEDLTFVHPYDDPDVIAGQGTVGMEILHQHPEPIEAVFVPIGGGGLAAGVSAYIKYLRPETKVIGVEPVDAASMTAALHAQERVILNRVGLFADGVAVRQAGAETYRLCKDLLDGTITADTDEMCAAIKDIFEDMRVIAEPAGALALAGLKTYAAQNPTRAGALIAINSGANMNFDRLRHVAERAEVGEEREILLGVTIPEEIGSYRRFIQVLGNQTVTEFNYRYATGQEANVFVGIRLRDARTEKAQILAQLTALRYKVVDMSANESAKLHVRYMVGGRAPDLQDEVLLRFEFPERPGALMKFLDGVGGDWSITLFHYRNHGADYGRVLAGLQVPLAERERFFEKLALLGYPYEDETDNPAYQMFLSR
- the lysA gene encoding diaminopimelate decarboxylase, with the protein product MHHFSYVNGVLHAEDVDVRDIARAVGTPFYCYSTATLERHYRVFAEAFAGTDALICYAMKANSNQAVLATYARLGAGVDVVSEGELRRARAAGIPGSRITFSGVGKTAHEIAYALDERIRCFNVESEPELHELSRIASEKGVTAHIALRVNPDVDAKTHAKISTGKSENKFGVPISTARAVYAEAAKLPGIKVSGIDMHIGSQITNLEPFDAAFALLADFVRQLRADGHTIEHIDLGGGLGIPYRADHDPDTYHPAIYAHIVKRHTHNLGCSLVFEPGRLLVGNAGILVTQVIYVKHGDGRNFVVADAAMNDLIRPTLYEAHHEILPVLQAPQNGATLHADVVGPVCETGDYLALDRDLPRVKAGDLLAIMSAGAYGAVQSGTYNSRLLVPEVLVKGRNFAVVRPRPTYDDLIGLDRLPPWLSQVSP